In one window of Escherichia coli DSM 30083 = JCM 1649 = ATCC 11775 DNA:
- the nrfD gene encoding cytochrome c nitrite reductase subunit NrfD, producing the protein MTQTSAFHFESLVWDWPIAIYLFLIGISAGLVTLAVLLRRVYPQAGGADSTLLRTTLIVGPGAVILGLLILVFHLTRPWTFWKLMFHYSFTSVMSMGVMLFQLYMVVLVLWLAKIFEHDLLALQQRWLPKLGIVQKVLSLLTPVHRGLETLMLVLAVLLGAYTGFLLSALKSYPFLNNPILPVLFLFSGISSGAAVALIAMAIRQRSNPHSTEAHFVHRMEIPVVWGEIFLLVAFFVGLALGDDGKVRALVAALGGGFWTWWFWLGVAGLGLIVPMLLKPWVNRSSGIPAVLAACGASLVGVLMLRFFILYAGQLTVA; encoded by the coding sequence ATGACGCAGACTTCCGCATTTCATTTTGAATCGCTGGTGTGGGACTGGCCGATTGCCATCTACCTGTTTTTGATTGGTATTTCTGCCGGTCTGGTGACGCTGGCCGTACTGTTACGTCGTGTCTACCCGCAGGCGGGCGGTGCAGACAGTACGTTGCTGCGCACCACGCTGATTGTCGGGCCTGGCGCGGTGATCCTCGGTCTGTTGATCCTCGTCTTCCACCTGACAAGACCGTGGACCTTCTGGAAGCTGATGTTCCACTACAGTTTTACCTCGGTGATGTCGATGGGGGTGATGCTGTTTCAGCTTTACATGGTGGTGCTGGTGCTGTGGCTGGCGAAAATCTTTGAACATGATTTGCTTGCCCTGCAACAACGCTGGTTGCCGAAGCTGGGGATCGTGCAAAAGGTCTTGAGCCTGCTGACGCCCGTTCATCGCGGACTGGAAACATTGATGCTGGTGCTGGCGGTGTTGTTGGGGGCTTATACCGGCTTTCTGCTGTCGGCGCTGAAATCGTATCCGTTCCTCAATAACCCGATCCTGCCGGTGCTGTTCCTCTTCTCCGGCATCTCGTCCGGTGCGGCGGTGGCGCTGATCGCCATGGCGATACGCCAACGCAGTAACCCGCATTCCACGGAAGCGCACTTTGTACACCGTATGGAAATCCCCGTGGTATGGGGTGAAATCTTCCTGCTGGTGGCGTTTTTTGTCGGTCTGGCGCTGGGCGATGACGGTAAAGTGCGTGCGCTGGTGGCGGCATTGGGCGGCGGTTTCTGGACATGGTGGTTCTGGCTTGGTGTCGCCGGGCTGGGGCTGATTGTGCCAATGTTGCTCAAACCGTGGGTCAATCGCAGTTCCGGCATTCCTGCCGTGCTGGCTGCGTGTGGGGCCAGCCTGGTCGGCGTGTTGATGCTGCGCTTTTTCATTCTCTACGCCGGGCAGTTGACGGTGGCGTAA
- the nrfA gene encoding ammonia-forming nitrite reductase cytochrome c552 subunit — protein sequence MTRIKINARRIFSLLIPFFFFTSVHAEQTAAPATPVTVEAKNETFAPQHPDQYLSWKATSEQSERVDALAEDPRLVILWAGYPFSRDYNKPRGHAFAVTDVRETLRTGAPKNAEDGPLPMACWSCKSPDVARLIQKDGEDGYFHGKWARGGPEIVNNLGCADCHNTASPEFAKGKPELTLSRPYAARAMEAIGKPFEKAGRFDQQSMVCGQCHVEYYFDGKNKAVKFPWDDGMKVENMEQYYDKIAFSDWTNSLSKTPMLKAQHPEYETWTAGIHGKNNVTCIDCHMPKVQNAEGKLYTDHKIGNPFDNFAQTCANCHTQDKAALQKVVAERKQSINDLKIKVEDQLVHAHFEAKAALDAGATEAEMKPIQDDIRHAQWRWDLAIASHGIHMHAPEEGLRMLGTAMDKAADARTKLARLLATKGITHEIQIPDISTKEKAQQAIGLNMEQIKAEKQDFIKTVIPQWEEQARKNGLLSQ from the coding sequence ATGACAAGGATAAAAATAAACGCACGCCGTATCTTCAGCTTATTGATTCCTTTTTTCTTTTTCACTTCTGTTCACGCTGAACAAACGGCTGCTCCCGCAACACCTGTAACTGTGGAAGCGAAGAATGAAACCTTTGCCCCGCAGCATCCCGATCAATATCTCTCCTGGAAAGCTACCTCGGAACAGTCAGAGCGTGTTGACGCCCTGGCGGAAGATCCACGGCTGGTGATCCTGTGGGCAGGGTATCCCTTCTCGCGCGATTACAACAAGCCGCGTGGACATGCCTTTGCTGTGACCGATGTGCGTGAAACCCTGCGTACCGGTGCGCCGAAAAACGCTGAAGATGGTCCGCTACCGATGGCGTGCTGGAGTTGTAAAAGCCCGGATGTGGCGCGTCTGATCCAGAAAGACGGCGAAGATGGCTACTTCCACGGAAAATGGGCGCGCGGCGGCCCGGAAATCGTCAACAACTTAGGTTGTGCCGATTGCCATAACACCGCCTCACCAGAGTTCGCCAAAGGCAAACCGGAGTTAACCCTTTCCCGTCCGTATGCGGCTCGCGCGATGGAAGCCATTGGTAAACCTTTCGAGAAAGCCGGACGTTTCGACCAGCAATCGATGGTTTGCGGTCAGTGCCATGTGGAGTATTACTTCGACGGCAAAAACAAAGCGGTTAAATTCCCGTGGGATGACGGCATGAAAGTCGAAAATATGGAGCAGTATTACGACAAAATTGCCTTCTCTGACTGGACTAACTCCCTGTCGAAAACGCCAATGCTGAAAGCGCAGCACCCGGAATATGAAACCTGGACAGCGGGCATTCACGGCAAAAACAACGTGACCTGTATCGATTGCCATATGCCAAAAGTGCAGAACGCCGAAGGCAAACTCTACACCGACCATAAAATTGGTAATCCGTTTGATAACTTCGCCCAGACTTGTGCGAACTGCCATACCCAGGACAAAGCTGCCTTGCAAAAAGTGGTCGCGGAACGTAAGCAGTCGATTAACGACCTGAAAATCAAGGTTGAAGATCAACTGGTTCACGCTCACTTCGAAGCGAAAGCGGCACTGGATGCAGGCGCAACGGAAGCCGAAATGAAGCCGATTCAGGACGATATCCGTCATGCCCAGTGGCGTTGGGATTTGGCGATCGCTTCCCACGGCATTCATATGCACGCACCGGAAGAAGGTCTGAGGATGCTCGGTACGGCGATGGATAAAGCGGCGGATGCACGCACCAAACTGGCGCGCCTGCTGGCGACCAAAGGCATAACCCATGAAATCCAGATCCCGGATATCTCGACCAAAGAGAAAGCCCAGCAGGCCATTGGCCTGAACATGGAGCAAATCAAGGCCGAGAAGCAGGACTTCATCAAAACGGTGATCCCGCAGTGGGAAGAGCAGGCACGTAAAAACGGTCTGTTAAGCCAATAA
- the nrfB gene encoding cytochrome c nitrite reductase pentaheme subunit: protein MSVLRSLLTAGVLASGLLWSLNGITATPAAQASGDRYEVTQQRNPDAACLDCHKPDTEGMHGKHASVINPNNKLPVTCTNCHGQPSPQHREGVKDVMRFNEPMYKVGEQNSVCMSCHLPEQLQKAFWPHDVHVTKVACASCHSLHPQQDTMQTLSDKGRIKICVDCHSDQRTNPNFNPASVPLLKEQP, encoded by the coding sequence ATGAGCGTATTACGTTCGTTATTAACTGCCGGGGTGCTGGCGTCGGGCCTGTTGTGGAGCCTGAACGGAATTACCGCTACCCCTGCGGCGCAGGCATCTGGTGATCGCTACGAAGTTACCCAGCAGCGTAACCCGGATGCCGCCTGTCTGGACTGTCATAAGCCAGATACCGAAGGTATGCATGGCAAACATGCTTCCGTTATCAACCCGAATAACAAACTGCCGGTCACCTGCACCAACTGCCACGGTCAGCCATCACCGCAACACCGCGAAGGGGTGAAAGATGTGATGCGCTTTAACGAGCCGATGTACAAGGTTGGAGAGCAGAACAGCGTCTGTATGTCCTGCCATCTGCCGGAACAGTTGCAAAAAGCGTTCTGGCCGCACGATGTCCACGTAACCAAAGTGGCGTGCGCCAGCTGCCATTCCCTGCATCCACAGCAAGATACGATGCAGACGTTAAGTGACAAAGGACGGATTAAGATTTGCGTCGATTGCCACAGCGATCAACGCACCAATCCGAACTTTAACCCGGCGTCTGTTCCGTTGCTTAAGGAGCAGCCATGA
- the nrfC gene encoding cytochrome c nitrite reductase Fe-S protein: MTWSRRQFLTGVGVLAAVSGTAGRVVAKTLNINGVRYGMVHDESLCIGCTACMDACREVNKVPEGVSRLTIIRSEPQGEFPDVKYRFFRKSCQHCDHAPCVDVCPTGASFRDAASGIVDVNPDLCVGCQYCIAACPYRVRFIHPVTKTADKCDFCRKTHLQAGKLPACVEACPTKALTFGNLDDPSSEISQLLRQKPTYRYKLALGTKPKLYRVPFKYGEVSQ; this comes from the coding sequence ATGACCTGGTCACGTCGCCAGTTTCTCACCGGCGTCGGTGTGCTGGCCGCCGTCAGCGGCACCGCAGGACGCGTGGTGGCGAAAACGTTGAATATCAATGGTGTGCGTTACGGCATGGTGCATGACGAGTCGTTATGCATCGGCTGTACCGCCTGTATGGATGCTTGTCGGGAAGTGAACAAGGTGCCGGAAGGCGTCTCGCGCCTGACGATTATTCGTAGCGAGCCGCAGGGCGAATTTCCTGATGTGAAATATCGCTTCTTCCGTAAGTCTTGCCAGCACTGCGATCATGCGCCGTGCGTTGATGTCTGCCCGACCGGTGCGTCTTTTCGCGACGCTGCCAGTGGGATTGTCGATGTTAATCCGGATCTCTGCGTCGGTTGTCAGTACTGCATCGCCGCCTGTCCGTACCGCGTGCGCTTTATCCATCCGGTCACGAAGACGGCGGACAAATGCGATTTCTGCCGTAAGACCCATTTGCAGGCCGGTAAGCTGCCCGCGTGCGTTGAGGCTTGCCCGACGAAGGCGCTGACGTTTGGCAATCTGGACGATCCCAGCAGTGAGATTTCGCAACTGCTGCGCCAGAAGCCCACTTACCGCTACAAGCTGGCGCTGGGAACCAAACCGAAGCTGTACCGCGTACCGTTTAAATACGGGGAGGTGAGCCAATGA